The following coding sequences are from one Comamonas koreensis window:
- a CDS encoding M16 family metallopeptidase: protein MKRSTILLALMASLGAGASPAWAASPMPTTAIASNSAGAQQFKLSNGMDLIVQPDKRAPTAVHMVWVRVGSMDEVDGRSGLAHALEHMMFKGTATVAPGDFSRKVAALGGQDNAFTNRDYTGYYQQIPSGKLEEVMRLESDRFANNQWPDSEFKKEIEVIKEERRMRTDDNPRASLMEQLNAATWQASPYHRPVIGWMGDLDSMHPDDARAFHKAWYVPENAVVVVAGDVDVDKVLALAEKYYGSIPARALPERKPRPEPLQKGERRLDYKAPAEQAYVVMSFKVPDLRNLVEPKDSDKDAMALLMLGSVLSGYDGARLDRQLTQGPGRVADATFSGASVVNRGPSTFLLGGVPSQGKTAKDVEAALRAEVARVAKEGVGEAELERVRTQWQASTVYERDSVFGQANDLGSNWVLGLPLDANDKLLALMKTVTAAQVQSLAARYFGDDQMTVATLVPQPLTDADRAAQKRSGAATKDGAVH, encoded by the coding sequence ATGAAACGTTCCACCATTTTGCTGGCCTTGATGGCCTCCCTGGGCGCTGGGGCTTCTCCAGCCTGGGCCGCATCGCCTATGCCCACCACTGCCATCGCCTCCAATTCTGCTGGGGCCCAGCAGTTCAAACTGTCCAATGGCATGGACCTGATCGTACAGCCTGACAAGCGCGCGCCCACGGCGGTGCACATGGTCTGGGTGCGCGTGGGCTCGATGGACGAGGTCGACGGCCGCTCGGGCCTGGCCCATGCGCTCGAGCACATGATGTTCAAGGGCACGGCCACCGTAGCGCCCGGCGATTTTTCGCGCAAGGTCGCAGCGCTCGGCGGGCAGGACAATGCCTTTACCAACCGCGACTACACCGGCTACTACCAGCAGATTCCGTCGGGCAAGCTCGAAGAGGTGATGCGCCTGGAGTCAGACCGCTTTGCCAACAACCAGTGGCCCGACAGCGAGTTCAAGAAAGAGATCGAGGTCATCAAGGAAGAGCGGCGCATGCGCACCGACGACAACCCGCGCGCCAGCCTGATGGAGCAGCTCAACGCTGCGACCTGGCAGGCCTCGCCCTACCACCGCCCGGTGATTGGCTGGATGGGCGACCTCGACTCCATGCACCCCGATGATGCCCGCGCCTTCCACAAGGCCTGGTATGTGCCGGAGAACGCGGTGGTGGTGGTCGCTGGCGATGTGGATGTGGACAAGGTGCTTGCGCTGGCCGAGAAATACTACGGCAGCATTCCAGCGCGTGCCTTGCCGGAGCGCAAGCCCCGGCCCGAGCCACTGCAAAAGGGCGAGCGCCGGCTCGACTACAAGGCGCCTGCCGAGCAGGCCTATGTGGTGATGAGCTTCAAGGTGCCCGACCTGCGCAACCTGGTCGAGCCCAAGGACAGCGACAAGGATGCGATGGCGCTGTTGATGCTGGGCTCTGTGCTCAGTGGCTATGACGGCGCGCGCCTGGACCGCCAGCTGACCCAGGGCCCCGGCCGCGTGGCTGACGCCACCTTCAGCGGTGCCAGCGTGGTCAACCGGGGGCCTTCCACCTTCTTGCTGGGCGGCGTGCCATCGCAAGGCAAGACCGCCAAGGACGTGGAGGCGGCTTTGCGTGCCGAGGTGGCCCGCGTTGCCAAGGAAGGCGTGGGCGAGGCCGAGCTGGAGCGGGTGCGCACCCAGTGGCAGGCCTCTACCGTGTATGAGCGCGACTCGGTCTTTGGCCAGGCCAATGACCTGGGCTCCAACTGGGTGCTGGGCTTGCCGCTCGATGCCAATGACAAGCTGCTGGCGCTGATGAAAACGGTGACAGCCGCGCAGGTGCAGTCGTTGGCTGCGCGCTATTTTGGCGATGACCAGATGACAGTGGCGACCCTGGTACCCCAGCCGCTGACCGATGCCGACCGCGCCGCGCAAAAGCGTAGCGGTGCCGCGACCAAGGACGGGGCGGTGCACTGA
- a CDS encoding M16 family metallopeptidase, producing the protein MRTSFCKTLVGGAAALLACHSAWALLPIEHWTQDSGAQVWLVNSPTIPMVDVQLNFDAGSRRDPADQAGLASAAAMMASKGVKAQGSAPALDENAVGEAWADLGASFGAGASSDALTFSLRSLTDGSLLGRAADLAARQMAQPSYDDAVWQRERERWNAAIKEGNTRPAVVAGRAFNQAVFGSHPYGLRATEETLARISPAVMQQYLARSVDACRAKVTLVGALDKTQADALVKRLLAQVPATPKAQCAAPAEVPAVQPLAKADDIQIAFDSAQAQVLLGQPGIRRADPDFLAVLVGNHILGGGGFASRLMEEVREKRGLVYGVYSSFNPGLDAGAFQIGLQTRPDQAAEALKVTREVLSDFIAKGPTAEELRDAKDNLIGGFALRVDSNAKLLGNVTNIAWNGLPLDYLDHWTDRVEALSADDVRKAMARMVQPDKQVTVVLGAKP; encoded by the coding sequence ATGCGAACCTCTTTTTGCAAAACACTGGTCGGCGGCGCAGCCGCCTTGCTGGCCTGCCATTCGGCCTGGGCCTTGCTGCCCATTGAGCACTGGACCCAGGACAGCGGCGCCCAGGTCTGGCTGGTCAACAGCCCCACGATCCCGATGGTGGATGTGCAGCTGAACTTTGATGCTGGCAGCCGGCGCGACCCGGCGGACCAGGCAGGCCTGGCGAGCGCCGCGGCCATGATGGCCTCCAAGGGCGTCAAGGCGCAGGGCAGTGCGCCTGCGCTTGACGAGAACGCGGTCGGCGAAGCCTGGGCCGATCTGGGTGCCAGCTTTGGCGCCGGCGCCAGCAGCGATGCGCTGACCTTCTCCTTGCGCTCGCTGACCGATGGCAGCCTGCTGGGCCGCGCCGCTGACCTGGCGGCCCGCCAGATGGCCCAGCCCAGCTATGACGATGCCGTCTGGCAGCGCGAGCGCGAGCGCTGGAATGCCGCGATCAAGGAGGGCAATACCCGCCCTGCGGTGGTGGCGGGCCGCGCCTTCAACCAGGCCGTGTTTGGCAGCCACCCTTATGGGCTGCGTGCCACTGAAGAGACCCTGGCCCGGATCAGCCCGGCGGTGATGCAGCAGTACCTGGCGCGCTCGGTCGACGCCTGCCGCGCCAAGGTGACGCTGGTGGGCGCGCTGGACAAGACCCAGGCCGATGCGCTGGTCAAGCGCCTGCTGGCCCAGGTGCCGGCCACGCCCAAGGCGCAGTGCGCGGCGCCCGCTGAGGTGCCGGCCGTGCAGCCGCTGGCCAAGGCCGATGACATCCAGATCGCGTTTGACTCGGCCCAGGCCCAGGTGCTGCTGGGCCAGCCCGGCATCCGCCGCGCCGACCCGGATTTTCTGGCCGTGCTGGTGGGCAACCATATTCTGGGCGGCGGCGGATTCGCGTCGCGCCTGATGGAAGAGGTGCGCGAAAAGCGCGGCCTGGTGTATGGCGTGTACTCGTCGTTCAACCCGGGGCTGGATGCCGGTGCCTTCCAGATCGGATTGCAGACCCGGCCTGACCAGGCAGCCGAGGCGCTCAAGGTGACGCGCGAGGTGCTGAGCGATTTCATCGCCAAGGGCCCCACCGCCGAGGAACTGCGCGATGCCAAGGACAACCTGATTGGGGGCTTTGCGCTGCGCGTGGACAGCAATGCCAAGCTCTTGGGCAATGTGACCAATATCGCCTGGAATGGACTGCCTCTGGACTACCTGGACCACTGGACGGACCGGGTCGAAGCCCTCAGCGCCGACGATGTGCGCAAGGCCATGGCGCGCATGGTGCAGCCCGACAAGCAAGTGACCGTGGTCTTGGGAGCAAAACCATAA